In Bactrocera neohumeralis isolate Rockhampton chromosome 5, APGP_CSIRO_Bneo_wtdbg2-racon-allhic-juicebox.fasta_v2, whole genome shotgun sequence, the genomic window AGGTGTTTATGTcttcactgtgaatggcggtcagtgcatgtctgaagttagttgcgcccgaagtctggtcggcgtattgttttatgtcaTCGACGTATGTAGTTGAGGAAAAACCTCTTGATGCTGCTAGGAGGCTGTTCCGCAGTTTCTGCTGGGGTGCTTTTACAGAAATCTTCTCTGCAGTCTTCTGCTTGGAGagaagttcattatgctccttaactgggagcatacgggCCTCACTGCGCAGGTGTTCTTTGGGAGACTTCAACaggcatcctgtcgtagtccgACATGTTTGTAGCTTCCTCATCTGCGTTTCACTgtatccaggcgaccatattggtacGGCGTTGTTAGGGACCGGTCCGAtcgccttgtatgttgccaacaacgtttgtgaagggtattatagctgcggtgcaaccgaaattaacatGTTTTCTTGTTCTTATTTATGCCGACATTGTAACGAAGGAAATTATACTGACTTTCCGTGCCCTTCGTAATTGTTTTTTCCCAAGCTCAAGCGCTAAGACGACGATTATATTACAAAGTTTAAGTCGTCtattatacacatgtatgtacttcCGAgctgcatataaaaatatattagactTTATAAcggtaatataaatatattaaatcgtGCAAATTAccttgcataaaaatatatttataaaaacctGGCATGATTTAGCGACACAAATGAATTGCCCACTCACTTTCTTATAGTTAATTAGTTACTTTATTCatagtttttcaaatatattacaaaCAAGGTCATATAGCGCCAATGAACTTgcaataattcaaatttaacaTACTAATTAAGTCTAGTAATGGTGCTGACTTTTAGTTCTAACTATATGCATGATTATTGTGGCTAATTTGCCTGCGtatacaaatgcaaatacaatgcacacatataaaaaatatttaatttcagttttatgtTAATTCAATTgcataacatatatacatagcagGCGTTTGAAAACCACACGACAGCTAAGAGCAATGCATTTGAAGAAACGTCAGCATTACTAGTTCTactagaaatttaaatatatttgcatatgtatgtatatgcattgaACCGGCAATCAATGCTGATCTAAATGCGAAAACTTTTTGCGTAACTTCTCACGCCGCTCCTTCTTGACGTTGCGCCAAGGTTTCTCTGTGGCCGGCGCGCTCACTAAGCTGCCGTCGTTGGCCACGCGCACGTGCGGAAAATTGCTGCGTCCCTTTACATAcgctttgctgttgttggcggCGAAGAATTGATCGTCAATCTCCGTCGAAGCAGACTTGTTGTTGATCTGTGTAGTGAAAgtgtgtaaaatatattttaaaatatttttttttgtatgtcaTTTTGCATACAACTTACACGCATGGCGCGCTGTGTTTGACTTGGCAGCTTCTCTTCCTCGATTTCTTTGCGCGTCCGCGGTGGGAAGACATGATATACCTCTTGTGGCACATTGGGTGGCGCAACGCAATAAAGCAGTTTACCGTTAACATAGTCTTTGCAGACGTAACGCGCAGAACGCGATTGATCCGGCTGGCCGTTGGAGGTCATAAAGCCGCGATTGTCTGCAAGATAGaaggaaatattaaattaaatattaaatagttgattaaaatatttcagtttagtTCTGTTCACTTACAGCCATAAGCGAGCAGCAGCTCCTCTGAATGCGGCGGTCGTTCCTGATCTTCGCCCTCTATCGGCTTAGCTATGATTATACCGTATTTTTCCTCGAGCACGTGTCGTGGTATACGCTCGCAAACTAAATTCACGGGCGGCACATGATCGCGCAtctgaaataattataaaaaattaagacgctttgaaaattaaatgcagataaataaaaaaataaaaataaataaaagaaaaattaaaatataaaaaatacataattaaaaaaaattatataacgtaaaatgaaaaagttacttatgttaaaaaaattaattaattaaaaacaaaaaatataaattaaattaaaaaataattaattaaaattaaaaactttgagaacaaaatacaaatacaaaaaaaaaataattaattaaagacgaaaaattaattgaaattgaaaataataattaattaattgaaacaaaaatataaattaaattaaaaaataattaattaaaattaaaatctttgagaacaaaatataaatataaaaaataataaattaagtaaaatattaaattaattaatgaaaaaatatattcaattcacaaaaaaaattaaaaatttaatttacaataataattaatttaaccataggctttaaaaattaaaaaagcaaataaaattaaaaaaattaaataatgaaaaataatttcctagcgataataatttaattaaaaaatttattaattaataacaaaaatattaaaaattaataattatatttacaaaaacaattaattacaaatagattcaattcaaaatatgaattaataacaaaaaaatatttaaataaatatataaaattaaataattaaagaacAATGTATTAagtaaaacattaaattaattaacgaaaaataattacttggaaaatatattcaattctagaaaataatttataacaaaaaaaattaaaaattaaatatacaaaaataattaatttaactaaaggctttaacaattaaaaaaaaaaattggaaacaaaattaaaatataatgaattaaataataaaaaataattttttagagatataaattaattaaaaaatgtattaatttataaaaaatattaaaaataaataattatatctacaaaaataaaaaaaaaaaacaattacaaaaatattcaattcaaaatattaattaataacaaaaaaatttataaaatttaacttgAAAAAGTGagtgagaattaaaaaaaaacttaattaattaatttaaaaaacagttaagtatgtttccaaaaataaatattaaagatacatttaaataacttaatttttttaatacgaactttaaaattatttttataaaaatgcagaaatttaatagaacttaaTTAAGAAAAGTGagtgattaattaaaaattataaaatggtaaaatttaaaataatatctaaTTAATAAGAATAGTTAAggaaagttcaaaaaaatttaagaaaattttaaattaaaaaaaaattaattaaataaaaaattaaaaaaaatataaaaaaataaataaaaaaataaaagtttatgaaaacatataaaatagtagttatttaaaagaaaaaaattaattaaaaaataataattaaataaaaagtgaataaaaaaatataaaataaaaataataaaaaagatataaaaaatgaacAAGAGCAACAAGTTAAGCGACCACACACCTGATCTATCGGCAGTATACCGTTCAGTATCATATCAGCCTTGGTCAAAACGAAACTTGGCATTACCAAACCGGGGCAATCACATAGCAACAAATCGCTATCCAGATAAAGCGTTTGAAAATGCTTTGTTTTACCCGGCGTGGCTGAAACCGACACCTTCTTCTCAATCATCAATGCATTGATGGTGCTACTCTTGCCCACATTCGGATAGCCCACCAAACCTATGGTCGTAACGGCTTCTGTGAAGGTTTTACCGGTGTAGATTTTCTTAAACAAAGTAATGAGTTCTTCACGCGTTAACACTTCTGGGTTATTCTTGATCACTTCCTTAGTCTGTGTTGCATGTTTTGGATCGATTTTTTGCTCTATTTTGCTTAGCAAATTCTCCACATTGTCTAATGATTTATTGATTTCACTGGCAGCCATTTTAATTTCTTCCAGCGATATTTCCGATTGTGTAGATTCTGTGCGTGGCCTATCAGCCGGCGTTTCACTGTCGTTCTCGCCATCTGCATCGCTTGCTGTCTCACTATTATCGCTATCATTGCCTGCATTTTCACTATCATTCTCGGCATCACTTGTTTCCTCAACGATTTTCTTTAAATCCTCGGCGGCAAGTGTGGCGGAGAAGAATGCTGTGCGTATGCCTTCAGCATCAAAATAACTCGCCCAGtgctggcgttgttgttgtgtcaACATATCTGATTTATTCACCAATATCATATTCATCTTGGCCGGATTGACTTCCTTCACATAACGCTCCAAATCGACGTTGCGAAAGAGTAGCGGATTACGTGCATCTACAATTTGTACAATCACATCGGAGCGTTCAACAACACGCCACAATTGACGCCAGAATTCCAAATTCTTTTCGTAAGGTGTTAGCAGTATTTCTTGATCTTCTTGTAACAGCGCCAAAGAGCGACGCCACTCTAAAAAGCTTTGATTTTCAGCAAGTTGTAATTCTTCCGCTGTTGTGTCGGTCGTCCATTTCGGACGACGCGGTACTGTCAACATATTCTTGTGTTCATTGTGTTTCTGCtgcatttgctgttgttgtgattttgAAAGTAAACCAACGCCGGATTTGGGATTGATGAATGTAATATTGAGTTTCTCAGCTTGAAATTCCGTGCCCGCCAGCTCGGCGGTGCGCAGGAAATCATGAAAGGATGACTCCTCAGTGACCGATGCCAAATTGAGGCGACCCCAGTCATAGCCATCCTGAATTTCGGTCGTGTGCAGCTGttataaagtaataataataaattataagttAATTATAGCCAACTGTTAACTCATTTGTTTACCATGGTATCATTGTCCACTTTACGTCGAAATTGGTGGCCAAAGCGGTTTTTTATCAACGCGCGTCCAAGATCACCGgactttgttttgcttttcttaCTCATTgttctatatttatttgttttaactcgttataacagtttttaataagaaaatgtataaaaattcaaCACGTGCGCAAAATGCGCAGAAAAGTTGTTATGATGCTTGTTCTTCAATTGAACTGATTAGCGATTCACAGCTGTCGTTACGTCAAGAGTCAGCTGTTGTGCGGTGTCGTTCACAATTAATTATGTCTAAGCCCCGTgagaaattttaatagtaaattgacaataaattaaattaagaaaaaatatgatatttaaactaaaatcaagttttaaactaaaaatattatttgtatataaaatgtgGTTTTTAAAATCGAGATCTACAGAAGAGTTCcgaaatctttaaaaatatatttaaatgcctTAAATTAATTCGCTTTTTATCGAAGAAAACGTCATGAAACTACGAAAAGCTCTAAAATTCTTGGGATTTATTAAGAATGGATAAATCCTTGaggaaaattgcaaatataagATCGAAACTTCATTCCTCATCTCCTTATTGAAAAAATCTAGTGAGAATGCCATCCCTTTAGAAAACCGTTAACCTTATTTATATGATAAGCCATGAATGCTTTGACTTTggaattcattgaaaaaataactCCATTGGAGATCCTTAAGCTTTGTCTTCTCATCTTCTTTCTAAACTTTATGCCGGAAGCTTTGCCTTTTCATTCGAATTTTGTCACTCGAATGATAGTTTGCCTCAAGTTCAGCCCAACTTAGCTCAGCAATGGTTTTTGACTTACGCTAGATTTTATTCCTTGGGCTGTATGATGAAAGCAGGGGGTTTTTTGGTTTGTTCGTTAGAGCAAATACGGAATGGGAACTTCAAAAATGTGCATAAAACCCTCAGTGCTGAGCGTGCCCAAGCGAAGATGAATGTGTTTTGAGTCAAAGGCGACTACATATTACTTTTCTTTCCAATGAGCTGAGATTCCAACGTTCCGGACAACGAAGTCAAATTTATTGGGTCCGTCTTGGTGGTTTTCGATAGCAACTTCATATAAGTTAAGGAAAATGGAATGGCGTGCCCATTAACACCTCCTCGAATTCCATATGCAGAGCTTTAACTACGGTCTTTTAAAAAGTTGTTGTCCAACAAATGGTTCCCAGCTGAGTTCCCCCAGTCTTTTTGTTAGTTCATGTCTATCAGGCTGAATTACCAGTTGCTCAAGCTCTGTTGGTCAGAGCTGTGAAACAGTTTCCCATGTTTCAGCAGTACTTTTTGCTTACACGCATTCTTTCATCTTTCATAATTCATTTCCTCTTCTTGTTTCGCCCTGTCTCATTCACTCCGCCTTCAACCCCTTTGTGGTCATAagtttaatatgaaattaatgccatttaaaattataattaatcgTCAACACACGACGTTGCGCATTTAATCAACAGCAGCAagagaaaaagtaaaaacagaGGAAAAATAACCGTAAAGTGAAGCAAAAAGCTTGCGAAAGTGGGAGTTGGCAAATAAATGGCAAGACCGCCCGTCGATAGAACAAGGCAAATTAAACTCACCGACACACGAGTAAAAACTTGAGGAATggcgaaaaaatatatgtatatgtgtaagtgtgGATATGTGGCGGAGAATTTTGGAGGGACATCGAAAGCGGACGTAGGCTTACACAGAACTAAAAGGACAAGTTACCAGTGTACGCTTCATGAAGGGGAGTTTGCTGAGTTTGAGTTCTGTAACCCGACATGTCACACTTCAAAAAGAAAGAAGTCAATGGTTGGGAATACAAGCTACGCGCTTTTTAAAAAAGTCTCAGCCCGAAGAAGATTAAGAGACAAGAGTTCAGACAATAAGTTGATAAGATTTCCAAAGCTGAGATCTGAGAAACttgcattttttgataattCTATTAAGAAAGAAGACTACATCTATAACAATGCTGGAAAGTAATTTGAGCTTTATGATATTTGGACTACATTGAGACATCTAATCACTTCTCAGATCCGCACCTCACTTAAAGATAACAAAGCAAACAACCAAAACCTGAAGACACAAgaaaatttgtttccaaaacgCGAGTCCAAGCTTTCCTTATTGTATTAATGGAGATTAGAAACAGTCGGAAGATCTCAGATCTCGAAATCCGCACACCAACGAAGTTTCAGTGTATTTTCGGACTTTGTATTTAGAGAGATCGGACCGTATTCGAAGATCATTGGACAATGTACCACTTCAGAGCATAACCCTAAACGGATTCCGCCTCGAAGGCCGTGGATATATTCGGACATTGGTTTACTTAGTCAGCCTGGTTTCATAAGAGATGAACAACATGTTACGAAGCCAGTTTTGCATTCCTGGACAGCTACCAACTGTTCTAAAAAGTGGCTGAGATTTGACAGAAGTCTTGTGTTTTCAAAACCTCAAAGTTTTTCTTCTTGAAGTCCACGCAATCTATTACGAAGCCCCATCGGATGTAAGTCCTACCTTAAGTtgcatttctatgaaaaattgTAGACTAACAAAGAAATCGATGGGATCCAAATTCGCGTACCAAGCTTAAgatttacgacgacattgacatagttcagcggatcaagagacagcggctatgctagGTCATGACGTccatatggatgaaaacactccagctctgagagtattcgacgtagtactcGCCAGGGAAACAAatgaagaggaagatctccactccgttggagaggtcagatggagaaggacctggctatacTTGAAATCTCATTCCATCATCAGTAAGTTTAAGACTCAACGATCTTTTCatagaaaattgtaaaataaaaaccaaCGTACTCCCAATTCGAAGTCTAGGGGATGCCAGAAAGGTTCTGAAGTTAGGATAGAGATGGAAGAAGGCTCAAAGTGGAAGATTAACGGGATCCATGTTCTTACCTTTGACCTTTCATGGTGTATTGTGAGTACGATTTGGACAATCTCTGTAGATTGGCGGCGTGATACACTTTTGCAGGTCACCAGGGGGGTCGTTTAACTCTCTGCATACAAGATATGTGATATGTAGTGTTAAAGAAGCCACGCTATTTGACCAAGATCCTCTCTGAAGCTACCAGAGACTTACATGTAGCTTTtgcgaatatttgaaaaagcgGCCCGATACCCCAAACACCCCCCTCACACACAGCTTTGTACGTGTTTAtagaaatacatacaagtatatttgtttttgttgttctgctctaaaatttatagttttccAACAATGTCAAACTATGCGCATGGGCAAAtaatcgcacacacacacacacactcacacaaaacTTAGATAAGGACCTCCACAATAGAGGCCGAACATAAACTTGTGCATTGGCCTATAATAGTAGTTacgaaacaacaaaaagaaacacTAGGCATATATACAAAGATAACATAATaggctaacaacaacaacaactacatacatatgtataagctcGTATTAACAATCGGTGGGGATATGACTGCCTGACAGGACAATAGGCGCAAAAGCAAGCAACCCTTCCAcataatatatttgcatatgtgtgtgtatacaaatgTGTGAGTGCATGTATGTATCACTCGACTTTAATAGTTTGGTGtaacaacaaattttacaacaacaatgtttgcatatttgtaactttcaaacaaaacaacaataccCTTTCCCTCAGGGCCTAAATGGACCACCCATTGTGGTGTTTCTTTTTACCGTTAAACGGATGGAAATGTCAAAATGAATATATTGTTATAATGATGGAAAGGAGTAAGACAAATAATGCGCTTTAACGAATTAGGTTTTTACTTGACAGCGGCCGAAGCTTTTAATGagcttttttttaagattttgaagCTCTCTAGCTGGGAAATTTAGTTTTAGAATAGGAACTATGACAATTTAACATAATTAgcttgaaaagtgaaaatttggaaagagtttgagtcaatttttttttgcctcccTCTTAATCAATAATTGAACTTCAGGTCTTCGGTTCGTTGTCTTTAAGGGACAATACGAGTAAAGGACTCTATATAGGAAATATAGACTCTATATGGTATGATATGAGTCCTCCTTGCTATAACCTGTAGAATCAATATACAATGTGTAGATCTGGTAGTACATCCGTTGCAGAAAATTGATCGCTTTTCCAACTTTTGAACCCTTCATTATTCAAGATAAAATTTTGATTGCGTCATTTTttctttccttctttttttatacagttgttgttgttgttgaacaATATAAAACCACATTGGACTAGTTTTCGAGTGGTAATATTGGGTTCCATAAACTTTAACgggatatatagtacatatacttTCAAGGTATGTTTATTACCAAGATTGGGTCCGAGGCGTTCGTTTTTTCCTTTAGTTCAAGTTTGTCAGATCTTCAAGAATTGCGCTTGTTGCAATAATCTTTACCCGTAACTGCCAGTTTGGAGTTTTTACTAAGatctttagtaaaaaaaatgagGTCCGAGCTCTCTTTTAGTCGTAGGAAAGGTTCGGTACTGCTATTAAAATGCCTAAAACAAGTGAGGCCGGTGTTCTTTTTGCTGAAAGTCTTACTTTCTGAATAACTTAGTCAGTTATTGAAcagttcttctttatttttgtagtgttatcttataatttaatattaaaaactattccaaatgacattattttcaaatttgcgcCTAGAAATATgctacaaattaaaataattcttgCAATAAATACAGAAACCGTGTtacgtttgaaaaatattttataatatatttagctCAAACTTACTTGTTTCTATTAGAAAATTGTTGCACATTTGTTTTTCTTAACATCCGCCTAAGGGTATGCTAGAAAGTTCTGGCGACTTTCTAAACATAATATTATGTTCAGCAGCCACTAAATAACTAATAACGGATCGTAGAGTGAtaatttatgatattttcaaaaaatcagcctaaaagtatgctatatACAACCTAAACATCGCAAAGAAAACATAATCTTGTAGTCAGAAAACCGTAAATTATTGCCTTAATcgatattttaactaaaatgcaacagttttggaaaatatatatgtttgtttgaaCATTAAGAAACATTCTGCGCCTACAGATAGGCTATATAGAGCTTGAACAGCTCAAATAAAGtattcaaaaaacaataaattattgtcttaaCTGACATTACTATACAGTAATGTctttccatacatacatacgtatgtatgaatgtgcatATATTTCTTCCGGTATTCTTATCTTACGGTTGTTCCGCTCATCTGCGCCATAACCTAcactttattgaaatttctaCACCTTCACAGTGATCTCTAATTGCAACAAAAAGTAGATATATAGCAACTAAAAAAcgaagcatacatttaggctcaTATTAGTAGTATATGTTTTTTTCTAGTTTATACATAGAAGTTGGTGGATAGCTGTAAGGTTAAGGTAGAAGTAGAAGTCAGATAAAGGTAAGAGTTCAGTAAGTTATAGTAAGTAGGCTGTAAATGTGACTAACCGGACGCataattttcagcaaatttttttaatcatataaGTTTGCTTTACATAAAGACTTTCGTTAGCTAACCTAAACTTATTTTTCACCTAACTTTTATTCTCACTTCATATAACAGAGATTCTGAACTCTTTATTGAACATTCTTTCAATTAGCACTTCAGCTGGTCTAAGCTAAAACCACATTTTTGAACTAAAAAAGAATGAAACATTCATGTTTTGCTTAAAGCCGAAGTTTTCCGAACGAAAACGATTGATTTTTTCTTTCGTAAATTAGTTCGTCTAGGCTAAAAACCACATTTTCGAACCAAAAAGTTACTAAGCATTCACATGGACCTTAAAGCCGAAGTTTTACGAACTATAACGAACTAATTTTTCCTATTCTTTTTTGGCATAACAGCTagtgtaaattaaaaactactttttttttaattaaaaaataacaaaacattcGGTTCTACCTTTAAGCCGAAGTTTACCGAACAAAAACGAACTGTTTTTTCGTATTCTTTATTGGTACAACAGCTAGTGTGAGTTGAAAACTAAACTTTTGAACCAAAAAGTAGTAAAACATTTTGTCCTACATTGAAGTCGAAGTTTTCCGAACGAAAACGAATgatcttttttttgttatttttttcgtaaatttgtTAGTCTAGGCTAAAAGCCACATTTTCGAACCAAAAAGTTACTAAGCATTCACATGGACCTTAAAGCCGAAGTTTTACGAACGATAACGAACAGATTTTTCGCATTCTTGTTTGGAACATCAGATGGTGTGGGTTGAAACCTACATTTTTGGaccaaaaattagtaaaacctTTTGTTCTACATTAAAGTTTTTCGAACGATAACGAACAGATTTTTCGTATGTTTTTGGGACATTCGCTAGTGTGGGTAGAAAACTACATTTTTGAGTCgagaaataacaaaatatttggatCTTCAGGTTTTTCGAGTTTTTTTGATACCCCAGCTAATGTGGATTGAAAACTACGTTTTTGAAGCACACCacaggaaaaatttcacatttagctTAAAACCGAAGACATACGAACGTAAACGAAACGACTTTCGTATTAATTTTCAGTACGCCAACTAATGTGGGTTAAAATCttagtttttttaacaaaaaaaaaataacaaaacattgCAATCTAGCTTAAAGCCGAAGTGTACCGAACGAAAACGAAagttttttttgcctttttttggtCACGTGATACCTATATTTTTGTAgtagatataaataaaattgaaagtatGAATTTTTATTGACCGGTTCACcattaacaacaacaccatCGGTGCTTATCAttcaagtttaaatttttatataaatttgttataGTCAACGGACCTTTTACGTTACAACCAAGTTAGATGTAtaggtttttaaaaatatatgcagttTCATAAAGTTCCAACGAAATTAAAAGTTGTTTTACATCCGCAGACTCCATAGataagtatatacatgtatgtatgtatatttttctttttgtatgtgtgagtgcgtctaaaatttcacttatttaattcAATGCATGAGCACGTGCTTTGAATTGAAGGCATCTTCCTCTGCATTCACTACGCTCGCGGCTAAAATACAGGGTCTCATCCGGTTGAGCGCCTAAAAGCACACACTGTGTTTGCAAATGTGCCACATCtacaaaaaatagtgaaaactATTGAAAATCATAACCAAAAGAGAGCGCGGTAGTCTTCCTATTCCATATATTAACGCTTTATGAAAGCAATGTtatctacttttaggcgcacacCATAATCGTGGCAAATAAGCGGGTTAAAATATGCGGCATGCAAACAAGTGAAAGTGGGGGAGAGTATAGAAGCGCGTCCATTAAAGGATATGGTGCTGTATGGTTGATTGGTTGGGCGGCAGCGGGCGtgcaaaatcacataaaatagCATATTAGTTGAATGTGGGGAAGAAGAATAGAAAAAACGACCGCGCGGCGCATATGAAGCAAGGAAATAAGTGTGGGGTGTAGAAAGTAACTGTGGCGAATGCTTGATTGCGCCACATGAAAGCTGGTGTGACTTTCTTAAAAACTtacacacatgtgtatataaatgtatgtgtgtgtgtgcgcggcATAAATACGCATACGATGAGACCAGCGACAACCCTTTTCGCCCAACAACGCACATATCATTGCATAGTGTTAAGTTGTGGCAATATGTTAAGATGCcttacgttgttgttgttgtaatgttaACATTGGCCGCGCTAACGAACCGCAGCAAATC contains:
- the LOC126758681 gene encoding large subunit GTPase 1 homolog: MSKKSKTKSGDLGRALIKNRFGHQFRRKVDNDTMLHTTEIQDGYDWGRLNLASVTEESSFHDFLRTAELAGTEFQAEKLNITFINPKSGVGLLSKSQQQQMQQKHNEHKNMLTVPRRPKWTTDTTAEELQLAENQSFLEWRRSLALLQEDQEILLTPYEKNLEFWRQLWRVVERSDVIVQIVDARNPLLFRNVDLERYVKEVNPAKMNMILVNKSDMLTQQQRQHWASYFDAEGIRTAFFSATLAAEDLKKIVEETSDAENDSENAGNDSDNSETASDADGENDSETPADRPRTESTQSEISLEEIKMAASEINKSLDNVENLLSKIEQKIDPKHATQTKEVIKNNPEVLTREELITLFKKIYTGKTFTEAVTTIGLVGYPNVGKSSTINALMIEKKVSVSATPGKTKHFQTLYLDSDLLLCDCPGLVMPSFVLTKADMILNGILPIDQMRDHVPPVNLVCERIPRHVLEEKYGIIIAKPIEGEDQERPPHSEELLLAYGYNRGFMTSNGQPDQSRSARYVCKDYVNGKLLYCVAPPNVPQEVYHVFPPRTRKEIEEEKLPSQTQRAMRINNKSASTEIDDQFFAANNSKAYVKGRSNFPHVRVANDGSLVSAPATEKPWRNVKKERREKLRKKFSHLDQH